A window of Sulfurimonas gotlandica GD1 contains these coding sequences:
- the rpsH gene encoding 30S ribosomal protein S8, with protein MAINDLVSDALTRVRNAGMRRLPVTTLVHSKSVEAVANILVDKGYIESCNVVEDGVKKTIKVVLKYDENEKCVINEIQRVSKPGRRVYKGKEDIKRFKNGYGTIIVSTSHGVLANDKAYELGIGGEVMCTVW; from the coding sequence ATGGCAATAAATGATCTAGTATCAGATGCGTTAACGCGTGTACGTAATGCAGGTATGAGAAGATTACCAGTTACTACTTTAGTTCACTCTAAGAGTGTTGAAGCTGTAGCAAATATCTTAGTAGATAAAGGTTATATTGAGAGTTGTAACGTTGTTGAAGACGGCGTTAAGAAGACGATCAAAGTTGTACTTAAGTACGATGAAAATGAAAAATGTGTAATTAATGAGATTCAAAGAGTTTCTAAGCCTGGTAGACGTGTTTACAAAGGTAAAGAAGATATCAAACGTTTCAAAAATGGTTACGGAACTATTATTGTTAGTACATCACATGGCGTACTTGCTAATGACAAAGCTTATGAGCTTGGCATTGGTGGCGAAGTTATGTGTACAGTTTGGTAG
- a CDS encoding type Z 30S ribosomal protein S14 — MAKKSMIAKAKREPKFKVRGYTRCQICGRPHSVLRDFGICRICFRKMANEGLIPGVRKSSW; from the coding sequence ATGGCTAAGAAGTCTATGATCGCTAAAGCGAAAAGAGAACCTAAGTTTAAAGTACGTGGATATACTAGATGTCAAATCTGTGGACGTCCACATTCAGTACTACGTGACTTCGGAATCTGCCGTATCTGTTTTAGAAAGATGGCAAACGAGGGATTAATCCCAGGTGTTAGAAAGTCTTCTTGGTAA
- the rpsQ gene encoding 30S ribosomal protein S17: MTHKREIQGKVVTIAGDKTVSMVVERRVMHPRYHKVVKRFKKYLVHDERNEVKVGDEIIAIECRPLSKTKSFRLKTVVSGVN, translated from the coding sequence ATGACACATAAGCGTGAAATTCAAGGTAAAGTAGTTACAATTGCAGGCGATAAAACAGTCTCTATGGTTGTTGAGCGTCGTGTAATGCATCCTCGTTACCACAAAGTTGTAAAACGTTTCAAAAAGTACTTAGTACATGATGAGCGTAACGAAGTAAAAGTTGGAGACGAGATTATCGCAATCGAATGTCGTCCACTTTCTAAGACTAAATCTTTTAGACTTAAAACAGTTGTATCAGGAGTTAACTAA
- the rpmC gene encoding 50S ribosomal protein L29 — MKYSDLADKNSAELNVMLKEKKTQLFTLKIKQKMMQLNNTSELRVAKKDIAKINTALNAVAN; from the coding sequence ATGAAATATTCTGATTTAGCAGATAAAAATTCAGCAGAACTTAATGTTATGCTGAAAGAAAAGAAAACACAACTGTTTACTTTAAAAATTAAACAGAAGATGATGCAATTAAATAATACTAGCGAACTTCGTGTTGCTAAAAAAGATATTGCTAAAATCAACACTGCGCTTAATGCAGTGGCAAACTAG
- the rplX gene encoding 50S ribosomal protein L24, whose protein sequence is MAKFNFKKGDTVEIIAGDDRGTKATVLEVLPKKNKVIVEGCKVAKKAIKPTEDNTKGGHINKEMPIDVSNVRKVEA, encoded by the coding sequence ATGGCAAAGTTTAATTTCAAAAAAGGCGATACTGTAGAAATTATCGCTGGTGATGATCGCGGAACTAAAGCTACTGTACTTGAAGTATTACCTAAGAAAAATAAGGTGATAGTTGAGGGTTGTAAAGTAGCTAAGAAAGCAATCAAACCAACAGAAGATAACACTAAGGGCGGACATATCAATAAAGAGATGCCAATAGATGTTTCAAATGTACGTAAAGTGGAGGCATAA
- the rplB gene encoding 50S ribosomal protein L2, with translation MAIKTYKPVTPSRRFFTNVDSSDITAKASVRSLLVKLPTHAGRNNNGRITSRHRQAGAKKLYRIIDFKRNKFDIPGTVAAIEYDPYRNCRIALINYADGEKRYILQPKGLNVGDTIESAASGLDVKAGNTMKLMNIPVGTTVHNIELKTGKGGQMCRAAGTSAQIMGRDGKYVSLRMPSSEMRLVLGECLATVGIVGNEEFGNIVIAKAGRQRHLGIRPQTRGSAMNPIDHPHGGGEGKTNSGRHPVTPWGKPTKGAKTRRKKASDKLIITRRKPNAKRVG, from the coding sequence ATGGCAATTAAAACTTATAAACCGGTAACTCCATCTCGTCGTTTTTTCACTAATGTTGATTCGTCAGACATTACTGCAAAAGCAAGTGTTCGTTCATTACTAGTTAAGTTACCTACTCATGCAGGTCGTAACAACAATGGTCGTATCACGTCTCGTCATAGACAAGCTGGTGCTAAAAAACTTTATCGTATTATTGATTTCAAAAGAAATAAATTTGATATCCCAGGTACTGTAGCAGCTATCGAGTATGATCCATACCGTAACTGTAGAATTGCACTTATCAACTATGCTGATGGTGAGAAGAGATATATTCTTCAACCAAAAGGTTTAAATGTTGGTGATACAATTGAATCAGCTGCATCTGGTTTGGATGTTAAAGCTGGTAATACAATGAAACTTATGAATATTCCGGTTGGTACAACTGTACACAACATTGAGCTTAAGACTGGTAAAGGTGGACAAATGTGTCGTGCTGCTGGAACTTCTGCTCAGATTATGGGTCGTGACGGTAAGTATGTTTCACTTCGTATGCCTTCATCTGAAATGCGTTTAGTATTAGGTGAGTGTTTAGCTACTGTTGGTATAGTTGGTAACGAAGAGTTTGGTAACATTGTTATCGCAAAAGCTGGTCGTCAACGTCACTTAGGTATTCGTCCTCAAACTCGTGGTTCAGCAATGAATCCTATTGATCACCCGCATGGTGGTGGTGAAGGTAAAACGAACTCAGGTCGTCATCCAGTTACTCCATGGGGTAAACCAACGAAGGGTGCTAAAACTCGTCGTAAGAAAGCTAGTGATAAATTAATTATTACTCGCCGTAAACCAAATGCAAAAAGGGTAGGCTAA
- the rplV gene encoding 50S ribosomal protein L22 encodes MARALLKFIRVSPIKSRLIAREVQGMNAELALASLEFTPNKAAKIIAKVIASAVANSGSEAEDCTITSCRVDNGPVLKRFRPRARGMASGIRKPTAHILVEVEGK; translated from the coding sequence ATGGCTAGAGCATTATTGAAATTTATCCGTGTTTCGCCAATTAAATCTCGTCTTATCGCAAGAGAAGTTCAAGGGATGAATGCAGAACTTGCATTAGCATCTTTAGAATTTACTCCAAATAAGGCAGCTAAAATTATCGCTAAAGTAATTGCATCTGCAGTTGCTAACAGTGGTAGTGAAGCTGAAGATTGTACTATTACATCATGTCGTGTTGATAATGGTCCAGTTCTTAAGAGATTCCGTCCAAGAGCACGTGGTATGGCATCTGGAATCAGAAAGCCAACAGCACATATCTTAGTAGAAGTAGAGGGTAAATAA
- the rplE gene encoding 50S ribosomal protein L5: MARLKEKYLGLKSELQADLSIANPMQTPKVDKIIISVGAGFAMKDNKLIQNIEDTITKIAGQKATTVIAKKSVAGFKVREGMPVGIRVTLRGENMYNFLDRLISIALPRVKDFRGVPRNGFDGRGNYNFGLQEQLIFPEINYDSIMQIHGMNITVVTTADSDKAGFALLEKIGMPFSKGSN, encoded by the coding sequence ATGGCTCGTTTAAAAGAAAAATATTTAGGTTTAAAATCTGAATTACAAGCTGATTTAAGTATTGCTAATCCAATGCAAACTCCAAAAGTAGATAAAATCATTATCTCTGTTGGTGCTGGTTTTGCAATGAAAGATAATAAACTTATCCAAAACATTGAAGATACAATTACTAAAATTGCTGGTCAAAAAGCAACTACTGTAATCGCTAAGAAATCAGTTGCTGGTTTTAAAGTTCGTGAAGGTATGCCAGTTGGTATACGTGTTACACTTCGTGGTGAAAACATGTATAACTTTCTTGATCGTCTAATATCTATTGCACTTCCACGTGTAAAAGATTTCCGTGGTGTTCCAAGAAATGGTTTTGATGGTCGTGGTAACTATAACTTCGGTCTTCAAGAGCAACTAATTTTTCCAGAGATTAATTATGATTCAATCATGCAAATTCATGGTATGAATATCACAGTTGTAACAACTGCTGATTCAGATAAGGCGGGATTTGCTCTTTTAGAGAAAATTGGTATGCCTTTTAGTAAAGGGAGCAACTAA
- the rplP gene encoding 50S ribosomal protein L16, with protein sequence MLMPKRTKYRKVMKGRNRGYARSGYTLAFGDIAFKAVEAGRINSRQIESARISATRHIKRNGKIWIRVFPAKPLTAKPLETRMGKGKGSVDQWVMNIKPGRIIFEMAGVPHDLAREALTLAMHKLPFKTKIITAEMSNEIF encoded by the coding sequence ATGTTAATGCCAAAGAGAACAAAATATCGTAAAGTAATGAAGGGTCGTAACCGTGGTTACGCTCGTTCAGGTTATACATTAGCATTTGGTGATATCGCATTTAAAGCGGTTGAAGCAGGTCGTATTAACTCACGTCAGATTGAGTCAGCTCGTATTTCAGCTACTCGTCACATTAAAAGAAATGGTAAGATTTGGATTCGTGTATTCCCTGCTAAACCGTTAACTGCTAAGCCTCTTGAAACTCGTATGGGTAAGGGTAAAGGTTCAGTTGACCAATGGGTTATGAACATTAAACCAGGTCGTATAATTTTTGAAATGGCTGGTGTTCCACATGATTTAGCTCGTGAAGCGCTAACTCTTGCTATGCACAAGTTACCATTCAAAACTAAAATAATTACTGCGGAGATGAGCAATGAAATATTCTGA
- the rplC gene encoding 50S ribosomal protein L3, with product MEYIVEKIGMSRTITVPSKPVTLLRVLDAKVCEVNEGTAIVAYNSGKKMNKSIEGQQKKYNLSSEFNRLVTLEVANTEAGDLDFAPLAEASVVKSRFTTKGRGFSGAMKRWNFSGGPASHGHRFGRRTGSIGNAEWPGRVMKGKKMPGQYGNTQNCVKNEIVSYDAENKILVVVGSVSGANGSLGRVEVTK from the coding sequence GTGGAATATATTGTTGAAAAAATCGGTATGAGCCGTACAATCACAGTACCAAGTAAGCCTGTTACTCTTTTAAGAGTACTAGATGCTAAAGTATGTGAAGTTAATGAAGGTACTGCAATTGTAGCTTACAACAGCGGTAAAAAAATGAACAAGTCAATTGAAGGTCAGCAAAAGAAATACAATCTTTCATCTGAGTTTAACCGTTTAGTTACTTTAGAAGTAGCTAACACTGAAGCTGGTGATTTAGACTTTGCTCCATTAGCAGAAGCTAGTGTTGTAAAATCAAGATTCACTACTAAAGGTCGCGGTTTTTCTGGAGCAATGAAGCGTTGGAATTTCTCTGGTGGTCCTGCATCTCACGGTCATAGATTTGGTCGTAGAACAGGTTCAATCGGTAATGCAGAGTGGCCAGGTCGTGTAATGAAGGGTAAGAAAATGCCTGGACAATATGGAAATACACAAAATTGTGTAAAGAATGAGATAGTTTCTTATGACGCTGAAAACAAGATCCTTGTGGTTGTTGGTTCAGTTTCTGGTGCTAACGGTTCTCTAGGTCGTGTGGAGGTAACTAAATAA
- a CDS encoding 50S ribosomal protein L23: MADITDIKSILYTEKTLGMQEDNVIVVQTSPRMTKTGLKEVFREYFGIVPSNINSLNQSGKVKRFRGVAGKQNDFKKFYVKLPEGAQIESLAV; encoded by the coding sequence ATGGCAGATATTACAGATATTAAATCTATACTATATACAGAGAAGACATTAGGTATGCAAGAAGACAACGTTATCGTTGTACAAACTTCACCACGTATGACTAAAACAGGTCTTAAAGAGGTTTTTCGTGAGTATTTTGGAATCGTTCCAAGTAATATTAACTCACTTAATCAAAGCGGAAAAGTTAAACGTTTCCGTGGTGTTGCTGGTAAACAAAATGACTTTAAAAAGTTTTATGTTAAGTTACCAGAGGGTGCACAAATAGAAAGTTTGGCGGTATAA
- the rplN gene encoding 50S ribosomal protein L14 yields the protein MIQGFTRLVVADNTGAKEIMCIKVLGGSKRRYASIGDVIVASVKKATPTAKVKKGKVVKAVIVRTAKEVHRENGSLIRFDDNAAVILDDKREPIGTRIFGPVGREVRYAGFMKIVSLAPEVV from the coding sequence ATGATACAAGGTTTTACTCGTTTAGTTGTAGCTGATAATACAGGTGCAAAAGAGATTATGTGTATTAAGGTACTTGGTGGTTCAAAGCGTCGTTACGCTTCAATAGGTGACGTTATCGTTGCTTCTGTGAAAAAAGCGACACCAACTGCTAAAGTTAAAAAAGGCAAAGTTGTTAAAGCTGTTATCGTTAGAACTGCAAAAGAGGTTCACCGTGAAAATGGTTCTCTTATTCGTTTTGATGACAATGCTGCTGTAATACTTGATGACAAGAGAGAGCCTATCGGTACTCGTATCTTCGGACCTGTTGGTCGTGAAGTTCGTTATGCTGGATTTATGAAAATCGTATCTCTTGCACCGGAGGTTGTTTAA
- the rplD gene encoding 50S ribosomal protein L4, which translates to MMSAIVLNEKMEKASELALPESFSGINPHNLYLYVKSAQAAQRANSATAKGRSEVRGGGKKPWAQKGGGRARAGSRRSPIFVGGGQAFGPSNNRNYDLKVNKKQKKLALNFALNEHAQNGSLFIVDTLEVTSGKTKDAAAIFKALNQRDVLIVKSILDEKTYLAFENLAPTYVVEANELNAYLAANYRSIVIDMGNSCR; encoded by the coding sequence ATAATGAGCGCAATCGTTTTAAATGAAAAAATGGAAAAAGCTTCTGAGTTAGCATTACCTGAGAGTTTTTCAGGAATCAATCCTCATAACCTATACCTATATGTTAAGTCTGCTCAAGCTGCACAACGTGCAAACTCTGCGACTGCTAAAGGTAGAAGTGAAGTAAGAGGTGGTGGTAAGAAGCCATGGGCTCAAAAAGGTGGCGGACGTGCTCGTGCTGGTTCTCGTCGTTCTCCTATATTCGTAGGTGGTGGTCAGGCATTTGGTCCTAGCAATAACCGTAACTACGATTTAAAAGTAAATAAAAAGCAGAAAAAACTTGCTTTAAACTTTGCTTTGAATGAACATGCTCAAAATGGTAGTCTATTCATCGTAGATACACTAGAAGTTACATCTGGTAAAACAAAAGATGCTGCGGCAATCTTTAAAGCTTTAAACCAAAGAGATGTATTGATAGTAAAATCTATATTAGATGAAAAAACTTATTTAGCGTTTGAGAATCTTGCACCTACTTATGTAGTAGAAGCAAATGAATTAAATGCTTATTTAGCTGCGAATTATCGTTCAATAGTGATCGATATGGGAAATTCTTGTAGGTGA